GTAAaattcatctaattaaagcaatatcaaATATCAATAAATAATTGCATAGAGAAGAGCATGGAGCCAATCAAATGCTTAAGTAGATGTTATTTTTCTAGTTCCAATACATTTGTATTTATTGGGATCTAGGGAACTAAATAAACAGCACAGTCTTCAATCACAACTACTATAGTTAATAAGGGGTAACATTGTTATTTTTCACTATTATAGTattatgtttgaaattttctaaaTGAACAGTCtttgtgggacggagggagtacgtgCAACTCGTTATCTACTACTAGCATAATGCTCATAGGTTGCTACGGGTATATAGTAGATATACATAATATCACCAACTTTGTGTTCGTTCACTCCATGTATATGCCGTATTGTGATCATGCGAGCCATTGTCCAAGATCTAATTGGAATTCCGATTGATCTGTCCGGATTTCAATTAGAATTTCGATTGACGAAAGACTAATCGGACTCGTGTATGGGATGGATGAAGGTCCACCTGTCAATGGCACGAGACGGACCAAATGAAAATTTGAGGTGGAAATCTTACTCATTTTATAATATATATACTTTAGAATTAATGCTACTATGGTGAAACGTTCTGACATGGTCTAATCTCGAGCTCAGGTCGATCTCGGCTCCGGTCCCTCGAGCTTTAGTTGGcaggctcgctcgagctcggctcagcTCTCCCGCTCAGGGCCGTTCatctcctccggtcctccctcTGTTTCTAaacctttcccttctctcggACAGTCGGActcttccttccctggcggcgacgaccgggcgagcggcggcgccatttgtCCTTGTCTTCGCccagccctttgccggcgacgagcgtatcctccaggtatgcccaccccttctctttccttctgctgtgcgagacggagcaccccaaaccttaacaaaactatttgtattTGGATCTGAATCCAGTTACAATATATTACATATTAACTTCGATTTTGTTTGCATGAATCATCGGGTGTACATGTGTACACCCAATTCCTatgctgggtccgcccctgaCGGCAAGTGGTGCACTGCTGCTGGCATATAATAGGCTCCAATGAATCCTATCAGGCAATCAGTAGAATTTCGAGAATACATAGTTCTTGGTGTCTGTTATCAGAACGTTTTTGTTCTGGCGTGCTTGTTCCATTGTGTTTTTACTCTAGAATTTATTTGTTCCTTCCACAGCAGTCTGCAGACTCTGCACCTGTAGTTGTAAACATTTACCGAACATCTCTCCATAATCCATAGCCAATGCAACTATTGGATTGCATTGCCTTCAGTATTTTTATACGATGTTAAGATATCTACTGGTAAGCTTATCACGATAATGATCCAACATTCCAACCCCTGGAGtaatgaatattttttttggggggtggggtggggtggggtggggcgaAGCAGAGATATATTTCCCTCTGCTGCTCTGTACTGATGACCTTTAGGCATCTCGCAGGTGCAGCTTGCAAGCATGTATATCCGAGTGAAGCGCAACAAGAGTACCTACTTCATTCAATGTGAACCAACAGAGACAACTTTGAGCGTCAAACAGAAGTTGCATTCACTAATAGATCAACCTCCTAGTAATCAGCAGTTGGTCTTGTTGGCTACCAATGACGTGCTCGAAGATTCAAAGACATTGGCAGAACAAAAGGTGCCCAAATATTTATCTGTTCCTGTACACATTTTGCTAAAATTATTCTGTTTTGCCTAATTAGGCCCACTACAGCCTATGCACAATCTCATAGAAACATCTATCAAGTCAAGGCAGCTAGCTGATTCGgatatttaatttgttttagtCAAAATACAGTTTAATATGTGTAGCCTTACCCCATCAGTTTTTTTCTGAAAATTAAACCGACAACTGTCcagcgatgttatacggtgctgaatgttggcctacaaaaaggcgacatgtccagcaactgagtgtagcagagatgcggatgttgcggtggttttgcgggcacacaaggagggatagagtccggaacgaaattattcgggatagggtcggggtggcaccaattgaggagaaacttacccagcatcggctgagatggtttggacatgtccaacgaagacctcctgaggcgccggtgcgtaatggggttcttgagcgggtcgataatgtaaagaggggtagaggtagacctaaactgacgtgggatgagtcggttaagagagaccttaaggattggaatatctctaaagagatagctttggataggagcgcttggagactagctatcaatgtgcctgaaccttgaacttatttctttcgggtttcatctctagcctaccccaacttgcttgggaaaaaaggctatgttgttgttgttgtaaaccGACAACTTGTTTATTCAATTCTTTTTTTCAGTTGCGTGACATTTTCTGTTATACTTGTTCAGGTGGAAAATGATTCTGTTGTTGCCTTGGCACTGAGAAAAGGTATTGTGCTTGTGCTGACTTATTATTATTAAATGgttttctctactttttccacTTATCTTTCAGGTAGGGCTTTGCATTCTTTTTTCCCCATGTGATGCTTACTCTTAGCATACCATTCGATGGTTATGATTATTGCCCACCAACTGCATATTTTGTAGAAGTtagctttattatatcttagaTCATCATTCACTAATCATCAGCTTTATCTGTTTTCTCGACTGCATGTTCAACTAACCAAATCATATTCTTCCAAGGCTATGCTTTCTCTAGCTGGAACTTGCGCTTTTCTAAGTTAAAGGAAATCAAGAAAAACCTACAGCATAGAATTGTTTACCATAGCAGTTTGCCCCTACCAAATAAATTTCATGCATGATGCTAGTCCTTTTCTAGTATCTCAACCGACGCAATGAATCTGCTTGTACTTGTTTGTAAACGGTCCCCCTTCTGTAGCTATTGAGTTTTCAGTCTGACAATTCCTGACTGTAATGTATGTTCTTTCACTAGATGATGATGAGTTTGAGGAAATTTTCATCGCCAGGCCAGAGGATTTCATGCCATCGTCATGATGAAGATCAATTCATCATATGTGCAAGGACACCCGCGCGTCGTCACTAAGTGGATGCTGCTGCTTGCTCTATGTTTGTTCCTGTAGGATCTGGGGTGTAGCTCAGTTGTCCCTTAGGAAAGAAAACAAACGTTATAAAAAGATCTCAAACAACCATCACGGATGGCATTAAGCTTTGATTTGACACTCCAACTGATTCCGTGCTCTTGTACCTACTGGTGTCTGTCCTGATGTTGGGACCAAGCACACCTAATTGTCCTTTTGTGCCAGCTCTAGCATGTGAGTTCCATCTGTGCCTCAATCACCTAAATAcacttgttgttgctgctggcgTTTCTGTTACTTTGATTCAACTATGTTGCCGGTCACATTATGGAAAACGCATCACGTTGCCATCGCAGATGACTAAAGTTCTTGTGTTTTCTCTTTGTAGTATTTCCCGTCGCCAGCCATGGTTCTTTTATATGAATGTCTGAATGGGTTTCATATGCACCGACATATAGTAGACACATTTGCCGTCCGTCCTAATTCATGTTCACAATTCGGCAAAGTTTTAGCCTGCTCTGGTCCACCATTGTACCAGGCTTCGAGTTGGCAGTTACAGAAAAGTTGCAGAGGCGTTCCAATGGGATAGTTATGTTAAACAATTGAAATTCAGCAGTCAAAACCGCCAAGCTTTTCCTTGTTGGAAAGGTAGCAGAGACGGTATTCGGTAGCTTGCAAGAGTTGGGTTTGGTAGCGCGAACTTTTTGAACGACAACGCGGACAAGGTTGTTGCTCACATTTCAAGTTTTGAACGACACAGCTTGGAGAACactaaggatggcaacgggtcgagTTCGGTTCGGGTGGAGTGCCTGGTCacccaaacccgaaacccgaacccgCCCCGAACTCCAATTCGGGTCAAAATGAACGACACAGCTTGGAGAACactaaggatggcaacgggtcgggttcggttcGGGTGGAGTGCCTGGGCacccaaacccgaaacccgaacttGAAACCCGAACCCGCCCCGAACTCCAATTCGGGTCAAAATTCATCCCCGAAACCGAAACCCGACGGATAATCCAAAACCCATTTTTTTACAAGCAAGTGTTCCAGTGCCTGTGTGCGGGGGCGCAGGCGGCCTCAGCCCCTTCGCCATGCGGAGGCTGGGAGCGGCCGTGCGGGACAGGCGGCTGCGGCTCTGCTCCAGGCGCCGCCCGACCTGCGCGCGAGTGCGGAGCCCGCGCGAGCAGGTAGAACATAGCCGACGGTGGGCGGGGCTGGCGGCGCCCGCAGAAGCCGGCGAGCGGACGGGGAGGGCGGCACCAGCCACCAGTGCGAGCCGCCGGCACGGCGGCAGGGCGGGGCCGACCTTCACTCGGGGCGCGGGGTGGGCGTGGGGCGCTGCGAACTCTGGGTCGAGGGTGCAGGCGTGTGGCGGCGGGCTAGTGGGGGCGCAGGGGTGCTAGGTGCGGCTGCGGGCttgcggcgcggcgccggtcCACCGGATCCGGATGGGTGCGGGCAGCGGCCAGCGGGCGTGCGGCACTGCGGCGCGGGGGCAGGTGGGTTCGCCGGTTCGGGGCTTCGGGATCGGGCCGTCGGGGACTCGGGGGAGGCCGAGGCGACCAGGCgggggtcggggggggggggagtcggATCGGGAGGGGTTGGGGGTCGGGGGGAGGGATGACGACTCACGGACTCAGGCACTTATATAGCTAGGGTTCTAAATGGGCTGTTAGTGGGCCGTGGACTCAAATTTTTGGGGGCCCGATGGAGCTCCGCGGATGTATTTACAGATCCGCCCCAAACCTGAaatatttcgggtacccgaacccGCAAATCCGCGGGTGAAAACCagaaaccgaacccgaaacccgaaaaccgCGGATACCCGCCCCGAAACCGATCCGCTGCCATCCTTAGAGAACACAGACAAATAAAAGGTGAAGAGTAAAGTTCATGGCCATCTAGATGAGAATCCGAGAAAATGAGAAATCCAAGAACCCAGATTCTCATTTTAATAGTTCATGCACCTATATGAGGGTCCATAAAAGGTTTAATGACCCCAAGTGCATTTTAACTCAAATTACTTATCTGTGAGTTCTTTTTCCTTGAAGGGTCAAATACACCTTTAAAATGAGAAATAAATCCTTTGATCGCGTCAAATTCTTTTTCATAGTTTACCACTCTTGACGTGGTCGCAAATTGCAATTATCATCAATAACTCAAGTCACAAACCATTGGCTAGGGTGGCAAAGAAAAAATGACACTTATTCTGGAGGATGTCAAATTGCTAAATAATTCTTAAAAAACAAGATACGGTTAAATGGGAATCAACCAACCTAGTATCTTTCAACAAATACCAAAACTGAAGGTAAACTGGAGTAAAGAACGGAGTAATTGCAGAAATTACCCATGTACTAGCTCGAAATGGGAAAAATAGCAGCATTTGACTGACGACATCAACTGGAGGAAATTAACAGCCTCTTAACTTTGCATGGTCCACCAAGACCAGGTGCAGCAAACGCTCCGGCTCATGGCCTCTGAGTCGCCTCTGAGTACCCATCCATCCTCTCttcgttttattttttttggcttGGCGCTTTCCCAGTTCAAAGCGGCCTTGCTTAGCCACTAATCCTTCACGACGAATCCCAAACCATTTTAAAAAATTCAACAGACATTCCTGCGACGTCGTGCCTGACTGATCCTCTTGTTCTTGTTTGTGAGACCAAGCGATTGCTAGGAAAGGTCGAGCGAAAGAGATAGCGGGGAGGAAATCTGCGTTGGCGCTGACGAACCAGGTGACGACCGTTCTTCTCCGGCTCCGCGTGTTAGGTCGCGATTTCGCTGCTACAGCTGCTGTGCTGGCCCTAGCacgctgcttctccttcttgccACTGCTTGAGGCCTCGAGGGGTCCGCGGGTACTCGGCCCCGCTAGCTGCGTGATTCTTCTCAAGTTCTCATCCGAATCCTAGATTGGCTTTGGCTGCTGAGGTTTTGGGGAAGTGCtttgcttctttgatggagGCTTGTCGGAGCTGAATCTCGCCTCGAGTTTTAGTTAGTCGTCTTCGGAtcttccctttctttttctggTGGGGGTTCTTCGCCATTTGGGGAGTTAAATCCCAACTGGGATTTTGTCGGCTGCTTGAGTTCCTTGGTTCCGCAAGTTTTGGTGAGAGATTGTCGTCtgctcctcctctcccccttCATTGCTGTACCAAATCCTATTAGAGGGTTTCGTTTAATGTCTTTGATCTCTTTTCGCAGCCTTGGGCCTCTTTGTATCCATCCAATTGCTACCTGTTAAACAATGTTAAGCATTACTACATGGATCAGATTTGTAATTAGCACTACATTAGGAACTACATTGTGGAGCATGTTCCTTCTTTTATGACCACCTTGCTGACTGTAACAATCTACTGTTGCTTTACCAGGATGCGCTGTGATTCGTTGGCAGATGGTGAGCTTGTGATGTCAATTTGGATTAAACATGTTTCTCTGCTGTGCTCAAGTGGGAGAACAAGAAGTCCGCCTTCACAGTAGTTATTTGTCACAACTCGCAAGCAGAAAATGGTATAACACGTTCCTTCTTGACCCAGGTTATATGTCTCCAGTACTTGCTAGTACAATGCCTGGACATTAAAATCGTGTTTGCGCTCGCAGCACCCATATTCACTTAAGAGTTCCAAGGGAGCACCAATCCTTCCGCGACCGGTCTTCGTTTTCTTTGTTGCATTATGTGGATTCTATGTCTACTACCTTTCCTTCAATCAGATTACACTAGGAAACAGAAGAGAAGGGTATAATGGAGAAGAACAAAGGGCAAAAATTTGCAgaaagccttctatgccatatgAGGAGCTCCGTTACGTGCACTTTCCAAAACCTACAAGTTATAGCAGGTAACATCACTGTGACCTTGAGAATGGATAGAATCTCTTTGTGGGTGATGTTGATACCGTTTTACCTTCTTCTGTAGGGGAGAATGCTCATGTACTCCTGTTCGATTCTTTGTAATTGTGTCTATGCAAAGATCGGGAAGTGGATGGTTTGAGACCTTGCTAAATAGTCACCCTAACATTAGTTCGAACGGAGAAATCTTTAACAGGATGGATAGAAGAGAAAATATATCATCCATCTTACAAACACTTGACAAACTTTATAATTTGGACTGGCTCACCAGTGCAGCGAAGAATGAGTGCACAGCTGCATTTGGACTGAAATGGATGCTTAATCAGGTACTTTGACATTGGCTTTTTCATGGTCCTTCTGAACATTTAGAAGGCTAGTTTGTCTTTGTTAGTTAAGCTTCTGATCTTTCATTTtctaaaggaaaaaaaaaacagcatacCATGAGGTTATGCCAGAGGTTACTAATATTCTACTATAAATTACAGTTCTTGTGGGTGAAGTATGGGAAACCTTTTTACATGACCTACGTTCCTTGCAGTTTGGATTCTGTTAGAATTATAGATAGAGTTCAACTGTGTCATACTGCAATATGGATGCTTTTCTTAAAGCTAAGGGACAACTGCCAACTAATCACATGCCTGCTGTTCTAAAAAATCTGTAGTCTGTACTCAGCATTCACCATTCAAGCTTGTTAACTTGTAACAATGATAATCCATAAAAAAACAGCATACCATGAGGTTATGCCAGAGGTTACTAATATTCTACTATAAATTACAGTTCTTGTGGGTGAAGTATGGGAAACCTTTTTACATGACCTACGTTCCTTGCAGTTTGGATTCTGTTAGAATTATAGATAGAGTTCAACTGTGTCATACTGCAATATGGATGCTTTTCTTAAAGCTAAGGGACAACTGCCAACTAATCACATGCCTGCTGTTCTAAAAAATCTGTAGTCTGTACTCAGCATTCACCATTCAAGCTTGTTAACTTGTAACAATGATAATCCATGTTGAAACTTATTCTGCTCATTTTAACAGGATGAGTGGAGTTATGCTTATGCCTACAGGTGGTAAATATGTGCTTGGCAATAACTTCCATGGTTGTGTTTTTCTAGGGAATTTTGGAAAATCGTGATGATATAGTTAGTTATTTGAACAAGAAGGGTGTCTCCATAATATTTCTGTTCAGGAGAAACACATTACGCCGGGTTATATCTGTGTTGGCCAATGACTATGACAAAGATGCTAAGCAGTTGAATGGAACTCACAAGTCTCATGTTCACTCAAAAGAAGAGGTATCTTTGATGCACAAACAGTTTCAATTAATTTACTGACTTAGCTTTGTTATGTTGGTCCCATGTATCCTTTTGAGCATAGCGCTGTCCATAGCACATTTTACATGAGATGTGGCTTAGCTCACATATCACTTATTTTAGGACAGATTCATGTTTTTGATTCTTGGAAAAGAGAACTTTAAATATGAGCTGATATTGCACCGTCAGCTTCTTATCTGAGTAGTACTTTTCATTTTGAGCAGGCTGATATATTAGCAAAATTCAAACCAAAGCTGGATCCATCGACTCTGATTGCAAATATCAGAAACATTGAGAAGGCCATCAAAGATTGCTTGGATCACTTCAAGAGTACACGGCACATGATCCTGTATTATGAGGATATAATTGGCAATAGCAATGTAGTGAACTCATTTAACAAATGCCCTAATTCCAGATCAACAAATTCACAGGTTATTGATAGCATCTCTGTGCACGCAGGCACTTTCCCAGGTGCAGGAGTTTCTGAGAGTTCCGGTGAGGCCGCTGATGAGCAGGCAGGTGAAAATTCACACGAGGCCACTGCCAGACCTCGTCAAGAACTGGGAGGAGGTGAGCAGCAAACTGAACGGCACAGAGTTTGCTCACTTGCTTGATGGTTCAGATTACGGCAAATGAGATATACACATACTGATGTGAGCAGCGGGTTATTCGTATTTGGAGTTATAGTTGCAAACATGCTTATGATTCTTTTGTACAGATGAATTTTGTAAAGAGCAAGGAGATCGGAATGAGTTGTAGAAAATTTTCCTGTTTTGCCCGTTTCTTTATTGTTACGATAACCACTCAACTGTTCAGAATGTAGCTACTTCCTCCTTCCACGTTTATAAGGcgtggtggaacatgacacggtctacTAAATAACACTTTgatcatttatttatcatatattatatcacttatgattataaacttataatcattgtaaactatatttgattattAATCCAATCATATATAATTTATATTATAAGAAATAAAAGATTAATAgttaaattattggtcaaagatagaaaggtttgaatcttgatatacgtgtgtGCCTTATAAACGTGAAAGGAAAGAGTAAAACAAATGGCATTTGATTACGGCAGTGGCAGTTTTATAATGACTTCCCCATTGACCACATTATTTCCATCCAATGCTTTGAACGAAGAAACAGGGCACGGAAATATAATATTCAAATTTACATCTCCGAATTTTGAGTAAGGAGCTCAAGATATAAGGTTTTTGGTACCTGTTCCTTTCATTTAAGACAAAACAAAGACCAAAACTACACGAAAAATGGTCACAAGGATCTACACTGATCAGCTTCCGTAAATTCTTGTACAAGAACAAAATGCTGCTCAAAACATGTTTTCATGTAACATACAACATCACTAAGCTCAGCAACACAATGGTGCACAAATGAGAGCTCTCATCTTAGAAGTGGTAGACTATTGACGCCGTCTCTTTATCCTCTCAAGGGCGCCCAGCTGCTCATTCTCTTGGGCACCGGAGCTACCCTCCTGGCTCTCAGCAGCTCTCTTGCCGAGCTCGCCAAACACAGCAGCTGGAACGCTCTTCTCTGCAATTTGGACATCCGGTTCCTCATCATCGCTCTCATCAGGCAGCTCAATGTCCTCATTGTTACCAGCCTGTTGCCTGCTACTCTCAGCCTGCGCCTCTACTCCAGCACTGACAAAGTTCATCATCCTGTTAGCGGAGGCTGGGGTATTGTTTTGTGCTGCTGGTGGCGCAGTGGATGGTCCAGAAGCTAGTTGCCTCTCCAAGGCTGCCATCTCATCCTCAGGAACACCAGCACGCTTCAGAGTGTCAACTGCCTCATCCAGATTTAGCCTCTGATCCCTCTGCATCAGGTACTCAGGTAGTATGAAATGCGTCTGCACAACATTAAAAGTTAGTATGAATTTGTGATACAGGGGTGTCTGTTCATGTCAAACTGCAGACTAAGTTGATAAATGTGACATACCTGACTGCGGCTAGCAGCCACTGTACGTTTAATACGAAGCATCTCCCTGAATGTGTCTTCATTACCATGCTGGATTTCAAAGTCATTCCACTTCTTCCAAAAGTCAGAATTGTTTGGATCAGCGTAGTTGGATGCATGCACATAGATAGCACGTGAACGGTCAATTTCCCCAAGGCTTCTTTCTAGCTCAGCAAATTTCATGCACATTGTCAGCACGTCTCTGTCCGGGAGGCCAGATTCAATTGCTTGCTGCAAACGTGACAACAAAGATAGCAGAAGAAAGTTAGCATCAAACTTTCAGTAAACCAGTGAAACATTTGCATATATTGAAGGCACGACCAGGCTAAATCTGGAATGTATATTGTACAACAAAAGAATTCATGCAGTTTCTAATTCGTGATGGGATTGAatcctagatttttttttttgggtaagCAGATGGGTAATAGAACAAAGTATGGAAGAACCATGTAAACTAATTCATGCAGTTACTAATTAGTAAAACCAAGGTTAAGCAGCTCAGATTATTCACTTGTTGAAATGCTGTAGCAAAATTATATTCTAGAAGAAGAGTACAATACTGCCACAGTACAAATCTATCGTAAAAACTACAAACAACAAAAAAGCAGAAGGCAGGATCCCTAGAGTGAGCATAGAAGAACATTTATATTAATTCATCCAGTTACTAACAATAAAAAACAGCATTAATGATATTGGATCTATATACCAATTTCTTCTATGCACAACAAATGACACCTTGGAAGAAAAACTAGATCTCCAAACAAGATAGAATACAACAAGTTTAGCCAAAAATCAAGATAACAATCACAAGCCGAAGGCAAAGAAGGATAATATGCTTACCTCGTATATTTGTCTTGTCCTTGGAACACCGAACAGCTCAGCAGCACGTGCTATATAGATTTCATACATGACCATTTTTTCACTGTTAGGAACAGCCCTTACAGCTTCATCATAAACATTCATAGCACGTTTTGCAAGACCGTAGTCTTCCTCCAGTTTAGCCCATTGTAAATATAGGGGCTTCTTTTCATCTGGAGGAGCCTGATCAAAAGAAGGAAAGTGTAAGTACAAGAGCAAGATATTGAAAGCAACTTTCTAAAGAAATCAATATAGCATgcaggaaagaaaaaaattccACTGTCTAAACAAGCAAATAAAGCTTAAAGAATGATACGACATATAGTCAACAGGCAATGAGGGTCACATGGTTCACAGAGAAGCACAAAAACAAGTGTAGTTTTGCAATTACAAAAACTTGCCATAGTGCTTTGAATTGCATTATCAATCAAGTATTTTTCATGGCATGCTCTTATGATGCTAAAGAAATTGATGAATCTGAGTAGCATACAGCCACAAAAACCTAGTAAGCTCAGGCAAGCACACATGCAACAAAGCTTGGGTGTAACTTCACATACCTGTTGGACAGCTTCATGGAAAAGCTCCCTTGCTCGTTCTAACTTGCTTCTCTTGTATCTCTGTACAAACTTTGTGAGGTAGGTCACCCAAATGGCCTTAACATGGGGATACTTGAATATTTTCACGCCCCTTTCATACACTTTAAATGCATCTTCGAAATACTTGTGCTCCTGTTGGCAAGGGAAACAGTAAAACAAACATCGTATTAGCAGATGCATTAAGAAAATTATATTTGAAATTTCAGACGTGCAGACTTTGGACAAAGATCTCACCTCAAGAAGATATGCATAATTGAGTATTATCTGTGGAGTAGCAATCCGTAAATCTAATATTCTCTCATAAACTGCACAGGTAGAGTCCAAAGTTCCAAGACTTTCTTCCAGATCAACGTAAAAGCTCCACAGTTTCAAAGATTTGTGTACTTTCATTTGGACGGGTTCGTTCCCCTCGGCAGCAGCTGCATGAATCTTATAGTTAGCAAGAATGATATATAAATTATACAGGAATATGGGAGATTAACACAATAAAAGAGAATAAATTATACCTCGCCTCTTAACCTCAACAGAGGGCTCTGCTGTTGCTTGCCTCATCAGCTCAATAGCCTTGTCAAAATTGTTGTGTCGCAGCTCCATCTCTGCCCATTCACACCAGATACTGGCTAAGTGGTCAACTGCCTTATAATTCACTTGAGTAGCCCGTTTGAAGATATCTTCAGCGCTATCTAGACGATTGTGTTTCTCATACATCTTTGCAAATGCCACCCATAGAGTATGGGGTTTCCCAACTGCTTTCATTGGGTCAACAGTTTTCACGGCCTCAACATATGTCGCTACTTGCCTTGCAGGATCCTTCTCAAAAAGCTTCACCCTCCTGTACATATTATTGCATTGTTAGCCCAATTCCATCAAGCCAGAGAACACCAAAGGACATTGCAATGTTCATTAGTATGCTCAGAACTGTGAACATTGGACACTACGTGTTCGCATATCACAGTATTACTAATCTAGGAGATTTGCGCATAGAGACTTGCAATCACTCTAATCACTAACCTGACATGTCCAACTAGagaaaatgcacaaatacttacaACTATGTGTTAGGGTCTCAATTAACTCGGGCAAATGTAGAATTTCAGAAGGGACAACTTGTTGTAAGTTGCTGGtttctcacaaattttcaaATTAAAATCGATGGTATCCTAGCTTGTCTAAATTTCTCGCAGAGATCTACTGGCAAGGATGAAAGGTAGCTCATTTGAAGGGCGACATAAAGTGAATATCCCTCAGGCATATTAATATAGGGGACTAATGTACATATTTTGCACCTTAATCTGCTACATATCAAATTAACTAAGCTGCATAGAAAACACAATTAATGAAATTGAGGTGCTATAACAAATCTCACCTGTGCCACTCCTCCACGTTGTGTGGATTCTGTCGCAACAGCACGCTGCTAAGAAGCTCTGGTCTACGATCCAACAGCCACTCAAACCTTGCCATCCTCAAATCAGTATCATCCTCATCGTTCAACCAGAAATCCTCAAGGAATTTCTTTGATAATTTATCCATCCCATTCTTCCTGCCCCCTCCCTCATCCTCGTCCTCAGCCCCCTCTTCCTCGGCAGCCTCCAGCTTTGCTGCAAGCA
This portion of the Panicum virgatum strain AP13 chromosome 2N, P.virgatum_v5, whole genome shotgun sequence genome encodes:
- the LOC120662006 gene encoding pre-mRNA-splicing factor SYF1-like translates to MPSAAGPVAVASAGSAAKAAPSPAVGISPELYPTEDDLPYEEEILREPFKLKGWWRYLVARAAAPFAKRAVIYERALKALPGSYKLWHAYLRERLDHARPHPIDHPTYSSLNNTFERALATMHKMPRIWVLYLTSLLDQRLLTRSRRALDRALRALPVTQHDRIWPLYLRLASLPACPVETSLRVFRRYLQFDPSHAEDFINFLISANRWQEAADRLASVLNDDGFRSVKGKTRHQLWLELCEILTKHADEVAGLKVDAILRGGIRKFTDEVGKLWTSLADYYVRRGLFEKARDVFEEGVSSVVTVKEFSVVFEAYTQFEQSMLAAKLEAAEEEGAEDEDEGGGRKNGMDKLSKKFLEDFWLNDEDDTDLRMARFEWLLDRRPELLSSVLLRQNPHNVEEWHRRVKLFEKDPARQVATYVEAVKTVDPMKAVGKPHTLWVAFAKMYEKHNRLDSAEDIFKRATQVNYKAVDHLASIWCEWAEMELRHNNFDKAIELMRQATAEPSVEVKRRAAAEGNEPVQMKVHKSLKLWSFYVDLEESLGTLDSTCAVYERILDLRIATPQIILNYAYLLEEHKYFEDAFKVYERGVKIFKYPHVKAIWVTYLTKFVQRYKRSKLERARELFHEAVQQAPPDEKKPLYLQWAKLEEDYGLAKRAMNVYDEAVRAVPNSEKMVMYEIYIARAAELFGVPRTRQIYEQAIESGLPDRDVLTMCMKFAELERSLGEIDRSRAIYVHASNYADPNNSDFWKKWNDFEIQHGNEDTFREMLRIKRTVAASRSQTHFILPEYLMQRDQRLNLDEAVDTLKRAGVPEDEMAALERQLASGPSTAPPAAQNNTPASANRMMNFVSAGVEAQAESSRQQAGNNEDIELPDESDDEEPDVQIAEKSVPAAVFGELGKRAAESQEGSSGAQENEQLGALERIKRRRQ
- the LOC120662003 gene encoding nodulation protein H-like isoform X2 yields the protein MHPYSLKSSKGAPILPRPVFVFFVALCGFYVYYLSFNQITLGNRREGYNGEEQRAKICRKPSMPYEELRYVHFPKPTSYSRGECSCTPVRFFVIVSMQRSGSGWFETLLNSHPNISSNGEIFNRMDRRENISSILQTLDKLYNLDWLTSAAKNECTAAFGLKWMLNQGILENRDDIVSYLNKKGVSIIFLFRRNTLRRVISVLANDYDKDAKQLNGTHKSHVHSKEEADILAKFKPKLDPSTLIANIRNIEKAIKDCLDHFKSTRHMILYYEDIIGNSNALSQVQEFLRVPVRPLMSRQVKIHTRPLPDLVKNWEEVSSKLNGTEFAHLLDGSDYGK
- the LOC120662002 gene encoding uncharacterized protein LOC120662002, which encodes MYIRVKRNKSTYFIQCEPTETTLSVKQKLHSLIDQPPSNQQLVLLATNDVLEDSKTLAEQKVENDSVVALALRKDDDEFEEIFIARPEDFMPSS
- the LOC120662003 gene encoding uncharacterized protein LOC120662003 isoform X1, which encodes MHPYSLKSSKGAPILPRPVFVFFVALCGFYVYYLSFNQITLGNRREGYNGEEQRAKICRKPSMPYEELRYVHFPKPTSYSRGECSCTPVRFFVIVSMQRSGSGWFETLLNSHPNISSNGEIFNRMDRRENISSILQTLDKLYNLDWLTSAAKNECTAAFGLKWMLNQGILENRDDIVSYLNKKGVSIIFLFRRNTLRRVISVLANDYDKDAKQLNGTHKSHVHSKEEADILAKFKPKLDPSTLIANIRNIEKAIKDCLDHFKSTRHMILYYEDIIGNSNVVNSFNKCPNSRSTNSQVIDSISVHAGTFPGAGVSESSGEAADEQAGENSHEATARPRQELGGGEQQTERHRVCSLA